From a single Raphanus sativus cultivar WK10039 chromosome 3, ASM80110v3, whole genome shotgun sequence genomic region:
- the LOC130509318 gene encoding B3 domain-containing transcription factor NGA4-like has translation MNTSTRTSSVQEPTENGASGSDNNNFNSAMKEHMFYKVLTPSDVGKLNRLVIPKQHAENYFPLEDNQTGTVLDFEDRTGKTWRFRYSYWNSSQSYVMTKGWSRFVKEKKLDRGDTVSFHRGHVPGENEPEKRINILYIDWRHRANRNLVHNINYHHYPLLGSSPYPTASYYPHYRRFPPFYQEREFLGYGYGRIVHGPLDHHLHQWNLGRSEPLVYDSYPVFPTMRFTSSSAMLSPSLPSQPPTVKKVRLFGFDVEESSFSGGEMSVAGYSPSSPVVIRDDESAWRSSRGQMGASSSSSVMQLTCDEEYQRKGKSVEK, from the coding sequence ATGAATACGTCGACGAGGACAAGCTCTGTCCAAGAACCGACCGAGAACGGAGCTAGTGGCTCCGACAACAACAACTTCAACTCGGCGATGAAAGAGCACATGTTCTACAAAGTGCTAACACCAAGCGACGTAGGGAAACTAAACCGGCTTGTGATACCAAAGCAACATGCAGAGAACTACTTCCCTTTAGAGGACAATCAAACCGGCACGGTACTGGATTTCGAAGACAGAACCGGAAAGACATGGAGGTTTCGCTACTCGTATTGGAACAGTAGCCAGAGTTACGTGATGACTAAAGGATGGAGCCGTTTCGTCAAAGAGAAGAAACTCGACAGGGGAGACACCGTCTCGTTCCACCGTGGACATGTCCCTGGCGAAAACGAGCCGGAGAAACGAATAAACATATTGTACATTGACTGGAGGCATAGAGCCAACAGAAACCTCGTACACAACATTAACTATCATCACTACCCGTTGTTGGGGTCTTCACCTTATCCAACGGCTAGTTATTATCCTCATTACCGAAGGTTTCCACCATTTTATCAAGAGAGGGAGTTTTTAGGGTATGGTTATGGTAGAATTGTTCATGGACCGTtggatcatcatcttcatcagtgGAATCTTGGTAGATCTGAGCCGTTGGTTTATGACTCGTATCCTGTTTTTCCGACGATGAGGTTTACTTCGTCGTCCGCAATGTTGTCGCCTTCTCTTCCTTCTCAGCCACCGACGGTGAAGAAGGTAAGGCTGTTTGGGTTTGATGTGGAGGAGTCTTCTTTTTCAGGTGGCGAAATGAGTGTTGCTGGATACTCTCCGTCTTCTCCAGTTGTGATCAGAGATGATGAATCAGCTTGGAGGTCGTCACGTGGCCAAATGGGTGCGTCATCGTCTTCTTCGGTTATGCAGTTGACCTGTGATGAAGAATATCAAAGGAAAGGGAAGTCTGTAGAAAAATAA
- the LOC108845838 gene encoding WAT1-related protein At4g01450: MFYIDGKWAPLIMITVINTINGMVNALIKKVLDGGINHMVIATYRLGISTFFLLPIAYFWERKTRPRLTASVSFQLFVSALFGASLMQYFYLLGLSYTSATLGSAFWGTLPAITFIMALIFRFDKLNIKTKSGYGVVLGAMISLAGALTLTMYQGVPLSNSQEHAAIVYIHNGHENWIKGCFLLFIGVILFSSWMLIQAKINSSYPCPYSSTVILSVFGTLQCALLSLIKTRHVEDWILRDKLTIITVIIAGVVAQGMCTVGISWCIKQRGPVFTSAFSPVTLISATLFDFLILHRMIYFGSVIGSVVTVIGLYIFLWSKSKQIVECKIVNLPTRTVKEGMEEEDHTNVNKIGCHLIIPMTP, encoded by the exons ATGTTTTATATCGATGGAAAATGGGCACCGCTGATCATGATTACCGTGATTAACACAATTAATGGGATGGTTAACGCTTTAATTAAGAAAGTTCTTGATGGAGGCATCAATCATATGGTTATTGCTACCTATCGTTTGGGTATTTCAACCTTTTTCCTTCTTCCAATCGCTTATTTTTGGGAACG GAAAACAAGGCCGAGGCTAACCGCAAGCGTCTCGTTTCAGCTTTTCGTCAGTGCCCTTTTTGG GGCGAGTTTGATGCAATATTTCTATTTGCTTGGCCTCAGCTACACTTCTGCCACCTTGGGATCTGCTTTCTGGGGAACATTGCCTGCCATCACTTTCATTATGGCTTTAATATTTCG ATTCGACAagctaaatattaaaacaaaatcagGATACGGCGTCGTTCTTGGAGCTATGATAAGTTTAGCAGGAGCTTTAACTCTTACGATGTACCAAGGTGTTCCTTTATCGAACTCTCAAGAACATGCAGCGATTGTATACATACACAATGGACACGAGAATTGGATCAAAGgctgttttcttttattcattgGAGTTATACTTTTTAGTTCCTGGATGCTTATACAAGCTAAGATCAACTCGAGCTACCCGTGTCCATACTCGAGTACGGTTATTTTATCGGTCTTTGGTACGCTTCAGTGTGCTCTTCTTAGCTTGATCAAGACTAGACATGTGGAAGATTGGATCCTCAGAGACAAACTCACCATCATCACCGTCATTATAGCG gGTGTGGTTGCACAAGGAATGTGTACGGTAGGAATATCATGGTGTATCAAACAACGTGGACCTGTCTTTACATCAGCATTCAGTCCTGTCACACTTATTTCCGCAACCCTGTTCGATTTCTTGATACTTCATCGTATGATTTATTTTGGGAG CGTTATTGGATCCGTGGTGACTGTTATTggtttatacatatttttatggAGTAAAAGTAAACAGATAGTTGAGTGTAAGATCGTGAATTTGCCTACAAGAACGGTCAAAGAAGGAATGGAAGAGGAAGACCATACAAATGTTAACAAAATAGGATGTCATTTGATTATCCCCATGACTCCTTGA